Proteins found in one Ovis aries strain OAR_USU_Benz2616 breed Rambouillet chromosome 19, ARS-UI_Ramb_v3.0, whole genome shotgun sequence genomic segment:
- the PRRT3 gene encoding proline-rich transmembrane protein 3 isoform X1 produces MRRGEQLQGRAQGERGGCQLGAQAHPVRTGSGGLKAQASAWSMAPSPWGCVDGLLLLLPLLSLGTSPALGRGLPRPLEDSEPHLTPGAREKGLLDTERRAFDFFWEKPLDESPWNASVPQVPAEKMPERPEDALGPALHGPKAAHGAQREGLPVTDDLQVAQGPISQGWTGPPDSQEPMEQEAPVPYPVGPPHLPFFPTTPRLQLGLVTVPPTSAEPGGQVGQLPPSDEGLLAKGKTRVSETFSWDHRGPSPTLVPHPGIVARPGLEEQGGGEEDFQEAAQGPLSTQQGPAAPDTGSVSPAEGASSQEPESQPDLALARSLPPAEEQPMELPKTAGGGEAWEVSFSSPSPKEAHLPDVRGSPGPQPSDLPASETSDGQPKPELAAINGADPISPQRVRGAVEAPGTPKSLIPGPLDLGPTANRTESPVGSLKPDEAEEWPGRPQSHPPAPPVQAPSTSRRGLIRVTTQRALGQPPPPEPSASSVASVPASSPPANATAPPLRWGPLRRVLSFSWELHVYGVGVVFLLPALLALASLAAAPAGPRLALVAAVLVLVAAGLRSAYMLTDPYGSQARLGLRAGLVLYNLPFPLLLTALAALTLLGLGAGLPQQLQNPLLLGALALVHGLGLLAADLLSVRPALNLLAQGLSCAWGAAVALGTLCLCRRRLLDGPRGWDASPGPRLLAVAGALGLLASGLQLAAALWLYPGPGRVGRFSWAWWGVHFWLRLLELTWALTLALAALAAARPRPPTEHACWAKLLRLACPTPSSKSEVPERPNNCYAGPSGVSAGTLDISKSLIRNPAEGGPPATPSSGAWGSAASLSRGPQGGPGLSRSSVGPAPSISELDLRPPSPINLSRSIDAALFREHLVQDSVFRRCGLRCLASPPPGGALRSRRGSHPDAELDGSGSSLLRGRCRSLSDVRVRGPVPPHVVDEADAAASGSSVDSFSRGSLKISWNPWRHGLSSVDSLPLDELPSTVQLLSTPAPAPAPARPGEPQNGVQPRCKTGDSRSASSDTIEL; encoded by the exons CGGGAAGCGGAGGGCTCAAGGCCCAGGCATCAGCGTGGAGCatggcccccagcccctggggctGTGTGGATGGCCTCCTGCTGCTGTTGCCCTTGCTGTCCCTGGggaccagccctgccctgggccgGGGCCTTCCCAGACCCCTTGAAGACTCAGAACCACACTTGACCCCTGGAGCCCGCGAGAAGGGCCTTCTTGACACGGAGCGTCGGGCCTTCGACTTCTTCTGGGAGAAGCCCCTAGACGAGAGCCCCTGGAATGCCAGTGTCCCCCAGGTCCCTGCTGAGAAGATGCCAGAGAGGCCTGAAGACGCCCTTGGCCCAGCCCTGCATGGACCTAAAGCAGCCCATGGGGCTCAGAGAGAAGGACTCCCAGTGACCGATGACCTCCAGGTGGCTCAAGGGCCAATTTCTCAGGGCTGGACAGGACCTCCTGACTCACAGGAGCCTATGGAGCAAGAAGCACCAGTCCCCTATCCAGTGGGGCCCCCTCACCTCCCTTTCTTCCCCACAACTCCCAGACTCCAACTCGGGCTAGTCACAGTTCCTCCCACATCGGCGGAACCTGGAGGCCAAGTGGGACAGCTACCACCTAGCGATGAGGGTCTACTGGCCAAAGGCAAGACCAGGGTCTCGGAGACATTTTCCTGGGACCACAGGGGCCCTTCCCCAACTCTTGTGCCCCACCCGGGTATTGTGGCGAGGCCAGGGCTGGAAGAacagggtgggggtgaggaggacTTCCAGGAGGCAGCTCAAGGCCCCCTTTCCACCCAGCAGGGTCCAGCAGCCCCTGATACTGGCTCAGTATCACCAGCTGAGGGGGCATCCTCTCAGGAGCCTGAGTCCCAGCCAGACCTGGCACTGGCCAGAAGCCTTCCTCCTGCTGAGGAGCAGCCCATGGAGCTGCCCAAGACggctggaggtggggaggccTGGGAGGTCAGTTTTTCAAGTCCCTCCCCCAAAGAGGCTCACCTCCCTGATGTCAGGGGCTCACCAGGACCCCAGCCGTCAGATCTCCCAGCCTCAGAGACTTCTGATGGGCAGCCCAAACCAG AGTTGGCAGCAATTAATGGAGCAGATCCCATCTCTCCTCAGCGGGTGAGAGGTGCAGTGGAGGCCCCAGGTACCCCCAAGTCCCTCATCCCTGGCCCCTTGGACCTTGGCCCAACTGCAAACCGAACAGAGAGCCCTGTGGGATCCCTGAAGCCAG ATGAAGCCGAGGAGTGGCCGGGGCGCCCCCAAAGCCATCCCCCAGCACCCCCTGTCCAGGCCCCCTCGACGTCTCGCCGGGGCCTCATTCGGGTCACCACGCAGCGCGCCCTGGGCCAGCCACCCCCTCCGGAGCCCTCAGCCAGCTCCGTGGCATCagtccctgcctccagccccccAGCCAACGCCACGGCACCCCCTCTGCGCTGGGGTCCCCTGCGACGGGTGCTGAGCTTTTCCTGGGAGCTGCACGTTtacggggtgggggtggtcttCCTGCTGCCCGCATTATTGGCACTGGCCTCACTGGCAGCTGCCCCTGCTGGGCCCCGGCTGGCGCTGGTAGCAGCGGTGCTGGTGCTGGTAGCGGCGGGGCTGCGATCCGCCTACATGCTCACCGACCCATATGGCTCGCAGGCACGGCTGGGTTTACGCGCCGGCCTGGTGCTCTACAATCTGCCCTTCCCCTTGCTGCTCACCGCGCTGGCGGCCCTGACCTTGCTGGGCCTGGGCGCGGGGCTGCCACAGCAGCTGCAGAACCCACTCCTCCTGGGAGCACTGGCGTTGGTGCACGGCTTGGGGCTGCTCGCCGCAGACCTGCTGTCGGTGAGGCCTGCGCTAAACCTCCTGGCCCAGGGCTTATCGTGCGCCTGGGGCGCGGCCGTGGCTCTGGGCACTCTCTGTCTGTGCCGTCGCCGCCTGTTGGATGGGCCGAGGGGCTGGGATGCCAGCCCGGGCCCGAGGCTGCTGGCCGTGGCCGGCGCGCTGGGGCTGCTGGCCAGCGGCTTGCAGCTGGCGGCAGCGCTCTGGCTGTACCCGGGCCCGGGCCGGGTGGGCCGCTTCTCGTGGGCTTGGTGGGGCGTCCACTTCTGGCTGCGCCTGCTAGAGCTGACATGGGCACTCACCCTGGCGCTGGCCGCTCTGGCCGCCGCGCGGCCCAGGCCGCCCACAGAGCACGCTTGCTGGGCTAAGCTGCTGCGCCTGGCGTGCCCCACGCCCTCTAGCAAGAGCGAGGTGCCGGAGCGGCCCAACAACTGCTATGCGGGGCCCAGTGGCGTCAGCGCAGGTACCCTGGACATCAGCAAGAGCCTTATCCGCAATCCAGCGGAGGGTGGGCCTCCAGCCACGCCCAGCTCCGGCGCCTGGGGTTCGGCTGCGTCGCTGAGCCGCGGTCCCCAGGGTGGCCCCGGACTGTCCCGCAGCAGCGTGGGGCCGGCGCCATCAATAAGCGAGCTGGACCTGCGGCCGCCGTCACCCATCAACCTGAGCCGCAGCATCGATGCCGCGCTCTTCCGAGAGCACTTGGTCCAAGACAGCGTCTTCCGACGCTGCGGCCTCCGCTGCCTGGCCTCCCCGCCGCCCGGGGGCGCGCTGCGGTCGCGCCGGGGCAGCCACCCCGACGCCGAGCTCGACGGCTCGGGCTCTTCGCTCCTCCGAGGCCGCTGCCGGTCGCTCAGCGATGTGCGCGTGCGCGGCCCGGTCCCGCCACACGTGGTGGACGAAGCTGACGCGGCGGCTTCCGGCAGCTCCGTGGACAGCTTCTCCCGGGGCTCGCTCAAGATCAGCTGGAACCCGTGGCGCCACGGGCTGTCGTCGGTGGACAGTCTGCCCCTGGATGAGCTGCCCAGCACAGTGCAGCTACTGTCTACCCCAGCTCCCGCCCCGGCTCCCGCGCGGCCTGGGGAGCCCCAGAATGGAGTCCAGCCTCGCTGCAAGACGGGAGACTCACGCAGCGCCTCCAGTGACACCATTGAGCTCTGA
- the PRRT3 gene encoding proline-rich transmembrane protein 3 isoform X2, which yields MAPSPWGCVDGLLLLLPLLSLGTSPALGRGLPRPLEDSEPHLTPGAREKGLLDTERRAFDFFWEKPLDESPWNASVPQVPAEKMPERPEDALGPALHGPKAAHGAQREGLPVTDDLQVAQGPISQGWTGPPDSQEPMEQEAPVPYPVGPPHLPFFPTTPRLQLGLVTVPPTSAEPGGQVGQLPPSDEGLLAKGKTRVSETFSWDHRGPSPTLVPHPGIVARPGLEEQGGGEEDFQEAAQGPLSTQQGPAAPDTGSVSPAEGASSQEPESQPDLALARSLPPAEEQPMELPKTAGGGEAWEVSFSSPSPKEAHLPDVRGSPGPQPSDLPASETSDGQPKPELAAINGADPISPQRVRGAVEAPGTPKSLIPGPLDLGPTANRTESPVGSLKPDEAEEWPGRPQSHPPAPPVQAPSTSRRGLIRVTTQRALGQPPPPEPSASSVASVPASSPPANATAPPLRWGPLRRVLSFSWELHVYGVGVVFLLPALLALASLAAAPAGPRLALVAAVLVLVAAGLRSAYMLTDPYGSQARLGLRAGLVLYNLPFPLLLTALAALTLLGLGAGLPQQLQNPLLLGALALVHGLGLLAADLLSVRPALNLLAQGLSCAWGAAVALGTLCLCRRRLLDGPRGWDASPGPRLLAVAGALGLLASGLQLAAALWLYPGPGRVGRFSWAWWGVHFWLRLLELTWALTLALAALAAARPRPPTEHACWAKLLRLACPTPSSKSEVPERPNNCYAGPSGVSAGTLDISKSLIRNPAEGGPPATPSSGAWGSAASLSRGPQGGPGLSRSSVGPAPSISELDLRPPSPINLSRSIDAALFREHLVQDSVFRRCGLRCLASPPPGGALRSRRGSHPDAELDGSGSSLLRGRCRSLSDVRVRGPVPPHVVDEADAAASGSSVDSFSRGSLKISWNPWRHGLSSVDSLPLDELPSTVQLLSTPAPAPAPARPGEPQNGVQPRCKTGDSRSASSDTIEL from the exons atggcccccagcccctggggctGTGTGGATGGCCTCCTGCTGCTGTTGCCCTTGCTGTCCCTGGggaccagccctgccctgggccgGGGCCTTCCCAGACCCCTTGAAGACTCAGAACCACACTTGACCCCTGGAGCCCGCGAGAAGGGCCTTCTTGACACGGAGCGTCGGGCCTTCGACTTCTTCTGGGAGAAGCCCCTAGACGAGAGCCCCTGGAATGCCAGTGTCCCCCAGGTCCCTGCTGAGAAGATGCCAGAGAGGCCTGAAGACGCCCTTGGCCCAGCCCTGCATGGACCTAAAGCAGCCCATGGGGCTCAGAGAGAAGGACTCCCAGTGACCGATGACCTCCAGGTGGCTCAAGGGCCAATTTCTCAGGGCTGGACAGGACCTCCTGACTCACAGGAGCCTATGGAGCAAGAAGCACCAGTCCCCTATCCAGTGGGGCCCCCTCACCTCCCTTTCTTCCCCACAACTCCCAGACTCCAACTCGGGCTAGTCACAGTTCCTCCCACATCGGCGGAACCTGGAGGCCAAGTGGGACAGCTACCACCTAGCGATGAGGGTCTACTGGCCAAAGGCAAGACCAGGGTCTCGGAGACATTTTCCTGGGACCACAGGGGCCCTTCCCCAACTCTTGTGCCCCACCCGGGTATTGTGGCGAGGCCAGGGCTGGAAGAacagggtgggggtgaggaggacTTCCAGGAGGCAGCTCAAGGCCCCCTTTCCACCCAGCAGGGTCCAGCAGCCCCTGATACTGGCTCAGTATCACCAGCTGAGGGGGCATCCTCTCAGGAGCCTGAGTCCCAGCCAGACCTGGCACTGGCCAGAAGCCTTCCTCCTGCTGAGGAGCAGCCCATGGAGCTGCCCAAGACggctggaggtggggaggccTGGGAGGTCAGTTTTTCAAGTCCCTCCCCCAAAGAGGCTCACCTCCCTGATGTCAGGGGCTCACCAGGACCCCAGCCGTCAGATCTCCCAGCCTCAGAGACTTCTGATGGGCAGCCCAAACCAG AGTTGGCAGCAATTAATGGAGCAGATCCCATCTCTCCTCAGCGGGTGAGAGGTGCAGTGGAGGCCCCAGGTACCCCCAAGTCCCTCATCCCTGGCCCCTTGGACCTTGGCCCAACTGCAAACCGAACAGAGAGCCCTGTGGGATCCCTGAAGCCAG ATGAAGCCGAGGAGTGGCCGGGGCGCCCCCAAAGCCATCCCCCAGCACCCCCTGTCCAGGCCCCCTCGACGTCTCGCCGGGGCCTCATTCGGGTCACCACGCAGCGCGCCCTGGGCCAGCCACCCCCTCCGGAGCCCTCAGCCAGCTCCGTGGCATCagtccctgcctccagccccccAGCCAACGCCACGGCACCCCCTCTGCGCTGGGGTCCCCTGCGACGGGTGCTGAGCTTTTCCTGGGAGCTGCACGTTtacggggtgggggtggtcttCCTGCTGCCCGCATTATTGGCACTGGCCTCACTGGCAGCTGCCCCTGCTGGGCCCCGGCTGGCGCTGGTAGCAGCGGTGCTGGTGCTGGTAGCGGCGGGGCTGCGATCCGCCTACATGCTCACCGACCCATATGGCTCGCAGGCACGGCTGGGTTTACGCGCCGGCCTGGTGCTCTACAATCTGCCCTTCCCCTTGCTGCTCACCGCGCTGGCGGCCCTGACCTTGCTGGGCCTGGGCGCGGGGCTGCCACAGCAGCTGCAGAACCCACTCCTCCTGGGAGCACTGGCGTTGGTGCACGGCTTGGGGCTGCTCGCCGCAGACCTGCTGTCGGTGAGGCCTGCGCTAAACCTCCTGGCCCAGGGCTTATCGTGCGCCTGGGGCGCGGCCGTGGCTCTGGGCACTCTCTGTCTGTGCCGTCGCCGCCTGTTGGATGGGCCGAGGGGCTGGGATGCCAGCCCGGGCCCGAGGCTGCTGGCCGTGGCCGGCGCGCTGGGGCTGCTGGCCAGCGGCTTGCAGCTGGCGGCAGCGCTCTGGCTGTACCCGGGCCCGGGCCGGGTGGGCCGCTTCTCGTGGGCTTGGTGGGGCGTCCACTTCTGGCTGCGCCTGCTAGAGCTGACATGGGCACTCACCCTGGCGCTGGCCGCTCTGGCCGCCGCGCGGCCCAGGCCGCCCACAGAGCACGCTTGCTGGGCTAAGCTGCTGCGCCTGGCGTGCCCCACGCCCTCTAGCAAGAGCGAGGTGCCGGAGCGGCCCAACAACTGCTATGCGGGGCCCAGTGGCGTCAGCGCAGGTACCCTGGACATCAGCAAGAGCCTTATCCGCAATCCAGCGGAGGGTGGGCCTCCAGCCACGCCCAGCTCCGGCGCCTGGGGTTCGGCTGCGTCGCTGAGCCGCGGTCCCCAGGGTGGCCCCGGACTGTCCCGCAGCAGCGTGGGGCCGGCGCCATCAATAAGCGAGCTGGACCTGCGGCCGCCGTCACCCATCAACCTGAGCCGCAGCATCGATGCCGCGCTCTTCCGAGAGCACTTGGTCCAAGACAGCGTCTTCCGACGCTGCGGCCTCCGCTGCCTGGCCTCCCCGCCGCCCGGGGGCGCGCTGCGGTCGCGCCGGGGCAGCCACCCCGACGCCGAGCTCGACGGCTCGGGCTCTTCGCTCCTCCGAGGCCGCTGCCGGTCGCTCAGCGATGTGCGCGTGCGCGGCCCGGTCCCGCCACACGTGGTGGACGAAGCTGACGCGGCGGCTTCCGGCAGCTCCGTGGACAGCTTCTCCCGGGGCTCGCTCAAGATCAGCTGGAACCCGTGGCGCCACGGGCTGTCGTCGGTGGACAGTCTGCCCCTGGATGAGCTGCCCAGCACAGTGCAGCTACTGTCTACCCCAGCTCCCGCCCCGGCTCCCGCGCGGCCTGGGGAGCCCCAGAATGGAGTCCAGCCTCGCTGCAAGACGGGAGACTCACGCAGCGCCTCCAGTGACACCATTGAGCTCTGA